Genomic segment of Sphingopyxis lindanitolerans:
GCAGGAAGCTCATCAGTCCGGCGGCCGAGGTCTGATCCTTCATCGGGACCGAACTCAGCGCCAGCGCGGTCAGCCCGACGAAGAAGAAGGGCATTCCCATGCCTTGCAGCAGGTGCGGCAGCGCGAGCGACCAATAATCGACCTCGGTGCTCCATCCGGCGCGCAGGACCGACACGAACGCCATCCACATGATGCCCGCGCAGATCGAGATGCGGATGTCCGCCTTGCCGATCAGTCCCGCCGCGACCGGCGACAGCAGCACCGCGAACACCCCGATCCAGGCGACGACGAACCCCGTCTCGGTCGCGGTATAGCCGACGACCTGTTGCAGCCAGAGCGGCGTCAGCACGACCTGCGCAAAAAAGGCGCCAAAGCCCATCGATATGGCGAGAGTCGCGAAACTGAACCCCCGGAAACGGAAGATGCGAAGGTCGACGACCGGATTGGCGTCGGTCAGCTCCCAGATGACGAAGGCGATGAAGCTGATCGCCGCGACGATCGCGAGCATCACGATCCACGCCGATCCGAACCAGTCATGTTCGCGGCCGGTGTCGAGCATGATCTGGAAAGCGCCGACCGACACGACGAGCAGGACCAGGCCGACGACGTCGATCCGCACTTTGGCGCGCTTTGTCTCGAACGTGCCGAGCATGCTCGCGACGCCGAACGCGCAGAGCGCGACGACGGGCAGGTTGATGAAGAAGATCCACGGCCAGCTCCAATTGTCGCTGATCAGTCCGCCGAGGATCGGGCCGAGAATCGGCGCGGTCGTGGTCGTCATCGCCCAGATCGCCAGCCCCATGCCCGCCCGTTCCTTGGGAAAGATGCGCAGCAGCAAAATCTGCGACAGCGGCATCAGCGGGCCGCCCGACAGCCCCTGCAGGACGCGAAACAGGATCAGCGCGTCGAGCGTGCGCGAAATGCCGCACAGGAAGGAAAAAAAGCCGAAACCGATGATCGAGATGATGAACCAGCGCACCGTCCCGAACCGCGCCGCGAGCCAGCCGGTGAGCGGCACGCTGATCGCATCGGCGACCGCATAGCTGGTGATCACCCACGTCCCCTGCGTCGGCGACACCGCGAGCCCGCCCGCGATGTGCGGAACCGAGACATTGGCGATCGTCGAGTCGAGCACGACGACGAAGTTCGCGAGCGCGAGCGCAAAGGCGGCGACGATCAGCTTTGCGCCGGTCAGCGGTTGCGGTTCGGCCGGGCTGATGGTGGCGGCGATGCTGGCCATGTCAGGCCTCCGTTTCGCCAACTAACCTCGTCATTGCGAGCGGAGCGAAGCCATCCAGAGCGGTGTCGCGCCGCCCCTGGATTGCCGCGGCGCCCCGGATCAAGTCCGGGACTTCTCGCAATGCCGAACGTGGGGAACCGGACATCAGTCGTTTCCGCGCGTGTCGATCGTCGCTTCCATCGACAGGCCGACGCGCAGCGGGTGCGCGCGCAGATCCTTGGGATCGAGCGCGATGCGCACCGGCAGGCGCTGGACGACCTTGACCCAATTGCCCGTCGCATTCTGCGCGGGGATCAGCGAAAAGGCCGCGCCGGTGCCCCCGGCGATGCCGATCACCTTGCCGCGATAGACGACGTCGCCGCCATAATAGTCGGAGGTCAGTTCGACCGGCTGGCCGATGCGGATGCGCTTGAACTGGCTTTCCTTGAAATTGGCGTCGACATAGGCGGTGTCGACGGGAACGATGATCATGATCGGCGCCCCCGCGGCGATGCGCTGGCCGACCTGCACCTGCCGGTTGGTCACCACGCCATCGACCGGCGCGCGGATGACCGTGCGTTCGAGGTCGAGCCGCGCCTTGTCGAGCCGCGCCTGCGCCGCCGCGACATCGGGGGCGGTATCGATCGTCGTGCCGCGCACGACGGCTTCGGCGGCGCCAAGATCACCGCTCGCCGATCCGCGCGTCGCCTCGGCCGAAGCGATGCCCGCCGCCGCGAGATCGCGCGCCGCGCTTGCCGAGGCGAGCGTCGTGCGCGCCGCGGTCAGCTCTTCGGCCGACACCGCGCCGGTGCCCGCGATGCTTTCCCGCCGCGCCAGCTCGGCGCGCGCCTTGGCGACCAGCGCATCGGCATCGCGCAGCCGCGCCCGCGCCTGCGCGATCTCGGCACCGCGCGCGCTGACACGCGCCCGCGCCGCGTCGGCGTTCGCGCTCGATTGCCCATAATGCTGGCGCGCCTGGCGCAGCGCCGCTTCGGCATCGGCGACCGCGATGCGCTGGTCGGTCTCGTCGAGGATGACGAGGACGTCGCCCTTTTTGACCATTTGGGTGCCGCTGACCCGCACCGCCTTGACCGGGCCCGAGACGAGCGCGGTCACCGTCGCCGAATCGGCGCCGACATAGGCGTTGTCGGTCGACACGCGGCCCGCCTGGGTCAGGACATACCAGAGGCCCCAGATCACCGCGATCGACACGACGGCGATGGCGAGAAGGCGCAGCAGCTTCCTGCGCTTCGCCATCGCGGCGCCATTTTCAGGGGGAGCCTCGATGTTTGCCGCAGCCGTATCTTCGGCCATCGTCATTCTCCTGTCTTGGTCTGGTAGCCGCCGCCGAGCGCGCGGATCAGCGCGATATCGAGCGAGAGCCTGCGCGCTTCGAGGTCGGCGACCTGACGCGCGAGCTGGGTCATGCTGTCCTCGGCGACGAGCTGCGCGAGCTGGTTCGAGAGGCCGGCGCGATAGCGGAGGCCGGCAAGCTGCGCCGCGTCGGTCGCGGCCTTCAGCGCATCCTGCCGGTCGGCAAGCTGGCGCGCCGTCGCGGCGCGGCTGGCGACGATGTCGGCGACGTCGCGCAGCGCCGCGATCAGCGTGCGGTCGTAATAGGCGACGGCGGTGTCGAAATCGGCGCGAGCGCCGCGATAACGGCCCTGCAATCGCCCACCGTCGAAGATCGGCAGGCTGATCGCAACGCCGCCATTGCCATAGTCGGACCCCGCCTTGAACAGGTTCGACAGCCCGAGCGACTGGAGGCCGACGAGCGCCGACAGGTTGATGTTCGGATAGAAATCGGCGCGCGCGACGTCGATGCGCTTTGCCGCCGCATCGGCGCGCAGCCGCGCCGCGACGATGTCGGGG
This window contains:
- a CDS encoding efflux RND transporter periplasmic adaptor subunit, coding for MAEDTAAANIEAPPENGAAMAKRRKLLRLLAIAVVSIAVIWGLWYVLTQAGRVSTDNAYVGADSATVTALVSGPVKAVRVSGTQMVKKGDVLVILDETDQRIAVADAEAALRQARQHYGQSSANADAARARVSARGAEIAQARARLRDADALVAKARAELARRESIAGTGAVSAEELTAARTTLASASAARDLAAAGIASAEATRGSASGDLGAAEAVVRGTTIDTAPDVAAAQARLDKARLDLERTVIRAPVDGVVTNRQVQVGQRIAAGAPIMIIVPVDTAYVDANFKESQFKRIRIGQPVELTSDYYGGDVVYRGKVIGIAGGTGAAFSLIPAQNATGNWVKVVQRLPVRIALDPKDLRAHPLRVGLSMEATIDTRGND
- a CDS encoding DHA2 family efflux MFS transporter permease subunit, producing MASIAATISPAEPQPLTGAKLIVAAFALALANFVVVLDSTIANVSVPHIAGGLAVSPTQGTWVITSYAVADAISVPLTGWLAARFGTVRWFIISIIGFGFFSFLCGISRTLDALILFRVLQGLSGGPLMPLSQILLLRIFPKERAGMGLAIWAMTTTTAPILGPILGGLISDNWSWPWIFFINLPVVALCAFGVASMLGTFETKRAKVRIDVVGLVLLVVSVGAFQIMLDTGREHDWFGSAWIVMLAIVAAISFIAFVIWELTDANPVVDLRIFRFRGFSFATLAISMGFGAFFAQVVLTPLWLQQVVGYTATETGFVVAWIGVFAVLLSPVAAGLIGKADIRISICAGIMWMAFVSVLRAGWSTEVDYWSLALPHLLQGMGMPFFFVGLTALALSSVPMKDQTSAAGLMSFLRTLSGAVGTAIATTAWDDASRVSRSELVSALNNPAAALSSMESAGLTADQARGVLDRLVEAQAATLGVSHLFLASGVIFVIAAIAVWIAPRPKQISMGGSH